A genomic segment from Modestobacter roseus encodes:
- a CDS encoding NAD-glutamate dehydrogenase, producing the protein MVRRGSSPDVGADMAALEAAQEEKHRLLDRAAETAGTLLAESADAPASFGPVDAAALLHRFYSGEPAAEIVGHDPADLAGLALAHLRLAATRPPGTATVDVHRTAGGRAVLRVVVDDMPYLVDSVTAEVVRQGVVVEHVVHPVVVVRRDTDGGLTAFCDSADVASCGAGAAAESWMAVVLAGQVDDEAAADLVAGLGGVLADVRRAHEDAAALADRAREVAEALDRLPGAPADDRAGHPADDPAEAAALLRWLADGTFLFLGARTVELVGADATPEVVPGSELGLLRSSPDRATSVAPAALAARGGTGHRVLVTKGDARSTVQRPAWLDLVVVDLPSDAPGSRARQHLLVGLFPTEAYASSVRDVPLVRRTADAVLAGSGVPADSHSGKELLDVLESYPRDELLQVDVDELLPVALAVLHLRERRQTRLFLRRDPFGRFFSALVYLPRDRYTTAVRLAMQQLLLEHLGGTTVEFTVRSSESVLTRLHFVVRVPVSRRELPRLPDVDVPALETALAGAARSWTDELSDALTARYGDDAPRLLARVADAFPAAYQGDFPAAVAVDDLARLDRLGPGEMDLRLRAPRNPAEGERRLTVYRVGDRLLLSDVLPVLQHMGVDVLDERPYEIDRIGAPLAWVYDFGLASPTDEVPFAGTLPERFTDAVTAIWAGRAEDDGLNALVLLAGLTWRQVAVLRAYVQWLRQGGLPFGQDYVQQTLAAHPGIVARLVALFETRFHPDRAAGREARTEALVGSLTEAIGEVASLDADRVLSALLAAVRATLRTTAYTADVVAGRAPLALKLDPTGVPDLPEPRPAREVWVSSPRVLGVHLRFGAVARGGLRWSDRREDLRTEVLGLVKAQTVKNTVIVPTGAKGGFVPLRPPADGATRDDVVAEGQACYRLFIGALLSLTDNLVDGTVVPPERVVRHDGDDTYLVVAADKGTATFSDLANSVAIERAFWLGDAFASGGSVGYDHKAMGITARGAWESVTRHFRELGVDVQSQEVTVVGVGDMSGDVFGNGMLLSEHLRLVAAFDHRHVFVDPTPDAAASFAERQRLFALPRSSWADYDRSLISPGGGVWPRTAKAVPVSAPMREALGLPADVASLSPVDLVRAVLLAPVDLLFNGGIGTYVKAATESAADVGDKANDAVRVNGGQLRVRVVGEGGNLGLTQRGRIEYALTGGRLNTDAIDNSAGVDTSDHEVNIKIALNRVVDEGGLDADGRARLLVGMTDEVAAAVLTDNHAQNATLASDAAASRGLLDAHQRYLRWLERAGRLDRAVEFLPDDRAITERRRDGLALTGPELSVLLAYAKIEAGDAVLASGLPDDPALAGLLSDYFPSPLRGRFAAAIADHPLRREIVATVLTNRTVNTAGVTGVFRLAEETGAPLAAVVRAHAVARAVFDVDRMWDAPRELDNRVPAATLVHLRTEATRLAERATRWLIRLPELTAEPAPSLQTVVDRFAGPVTEVCAGLPGWLLGADAAGYAERAAALQADGVPADLAAEVAAAPLLPAALDLAVVAEAAGAPIALAGQVAQCLGERLGLVPLRELVIALPRNRRWDSIARTSLRDDLAAEQATLTADVLDLRSSDDEPADALVGRWADAWDVAQQRAAVQLEELATGERHELAELLVAVRTLRGLRRRAR; encoded by the coding sequence ATGGTCCGCCGCGGTTCCTCTCCCGACGTCGGCGCCGACATGGCCGCCCTCGAGGCGGCCCAGGAGGAGAAGCACCGCCTCCTGGACCGGGCGGCCGAGACCGCCGGCACGCTGCTCGCCGAGTCCGCCGACGCGCCCGCCTCGTTCGGCCCGGTCGACGCCGCGGCCCTGCTGCACCGCTTCTACTCCGGTGAGCCGGCCGCCGAGATCGTCGGTCACGACCCGGCCGACCTCGCGGGGCTGGCCCTGGCGCACCTCCGGCTGGCCGCCACCCGGCCGCCGGGCACGGCCACGGTCGACGTGCACCGCACCGCCGGGGGGCGGGCGGTGCTGCGGGTGGTCGTCGACGACATGCCCTACCTGGTCGACTCGGTCACCGCGGAGGTGGTCCGCCAGGGCGTGGTCGTGGAGCACGTCGTCCACCCGGTCGTGGTGGTCCGCCGGGACACCGACGGCGGGCTGACCGCGTTCTGCGACAGCGCCGACGTCGCGTCCTGCGGTGCGGGCGCGGCCGCCGAGTCGTGGATGGCGGTGGTGCTGGCCGGCCAGGTCGACGACGAGGCCGCCGCCGACCTCGTCGCCGGGCTCGGTGGGGTGCTCGCCGACGTCCGGCGCGCCCACGAGGACGCCGCGGCGCTCGCCGACCGCGCCCGTGAGGTGGCCGAGGCCCTGGACCGGCTCCCCGGCGCGCCGGCCGACGACCGGGCCGGTCACCCGGCCGACGACCCGGCGGAGGCCGCTGCGCTGCTGCGCTGGCTCGCCGACGGGACGTTCCTCTTCCTCGGCGCCCGCACCGTCGAGCTGGTGGGGGCCGACGCCACCCCGGAGGTCGTGCCCGGCTCCGAGCTCGGGCTGCTGCGCAGCTCGCCCGACCGGGCCACCTCCGTCGCCCCGGCCGCGCTGGCCGCGCGCGGCGGCACCGGCCACCGGGTGCTGGTCACCAAGGGCGATGCCCGGTCGACCGTGCAGCGCCCGGCCTGGCTGGACCTCGTCGTCGTCGACCTGCCCAGCGACGCCCCGGGCAGCCGGGCCCGCCAGCACCTGCTGGTCGGCCTGTTCCCCACCGAGGCCTACGCGAGCAGCGTCCGGGACGTGCCGCTGGTGCGCCGCACCGCCGACGCCGTCCTCGCCGGCTCCGGCGTGCCGGCCGACAGCCACTCGGGCAAGGAGCTGCTCGACGTCCTGGAGAGCTACCCGCGCGACGAGCTGCTCCAGGTCGACGTCGACGAGCTGCTGCCGGTCGCGCTGGCGGTGCTGCACCTGCGCGAGCGGCGGCAGACCCGGCTGTTCCTGCGCCGGGACCCGTTCGGCCGGTTCTTCTCCGCGCTGGTCTACCTGCCCCGGGACCGGTACACGACCGCCGTCCGCCTGGCGATGCAGCAGCTGCTGCTGGAGCACCTGGGCGGGACGACGGTGGAGTTCACCGTCCGCTCCAGCGAGTCGGTGCTGACCCGGCTGCACTTCGTCGTGCGGGTGCCGGTCAGCCGGCGGGAGCTGCCGCGGCTGCCCGACGTCGACGTGCCGGCGCTGGAGACGGCGCTGGCCGGTGCCGCCCGCAGCTGGACCGACGAGCTGTCCGACGCGCTGACCGCCCGGTACGGCGACGACGCACCCCGGCTGCTCGCCCGGGTCGCGGACGCCTTCCCGGCCGCCTACCAGGGCGACTTCCCGGCCGCGGTCGCCGTCGACGACCTGGCCCGGCTCGACCGGCTCGGCCCCGGTGAGATGGACCTGCGGCTGCGTGCCCCGCGGAACCCGGCCGAGGGGGAGCGGCGGCTGACGGTCTACCGGGTGGGGGATCGGCTCCTGCTGTCCGACGTCCTCCCGGTGCTGCAGCACATGGGGGTCGACGTCCTCGACGAGCGGCCCTACGAGATCGACCGGATCGGCGCGCCGCTGGCCTGGGTGTACGACTTCGGGCTCGCCTCGCCGACCGACGAGGTGCCCTTCGCCGGCACGCTGCCGGAGCGCTTCACCGACGCCGTCACCGCGATCTGGGCCGGCCGCGCCGAGGACGACGGGCTCAACGCGCTGGTGCTGCTGGCCGGACTGACCTGGCGGCAGGTGGCGGTGCTGCGCGCCTACGTGCAGTGGCTGCGCCAGGGCGGGCTGCCCTTCGGGCAGGACTACGTGCAGCAGACCCTCGCCGCCCACCCCGGCATCGTCGCCCGGCTGGTGGCGCTGTTCGAGACCCGCTTCCACCCCGACCGCGCCGCCGGGCGGGAGGCCCGCACCGAGGCGCTGGTCGGCTCGCTCACCGAGGCCATCGGCGAGGTGGCGTCGCTGGACGCCGACCGGGTGCTCAGCGCGCTGCTGGCCGCGGTCCGGGCCACCCTGCGGACCACCGCCTACACCGCCGACGTCGTCGCCGGCCGGGCGCCGCTCGCGCTGAAGCTCGACCCGACCGGCGTGCCCGACCTGCCCGAGCCGCGGCCGGCCCGGGAGGTGTGGGTGAGCTCGCCGCGGGTGCTGGGCGTGCACCTGCGCTTCGGCGCCGTCGCCCGGGGCGGGCTGCGCTGGAGCGACCGCCGGGAGGACCTGCGCACCGAGGTGCTCGGCCTGGTCAAGGCGCAGACGGTGAAGAACACGGTCATCGTGCCCACCGGCGCCAAGGGTGGGTTCGTGCCGCTCCGGCCGCCGGCCGACGGCGCCACCCGCGACGACGTCGTCGCCGAGGGGCAGGCCTGCTACCGGCTGTTCATCGGCGCGCTGCTCTCCCTCACCGACAACCTGGTCGACGGCACCGTCGTGCCGCCCGAGCGGGTGGTCCGGCACGACGGCGACGACACCTACCTGGTGGTCGCCGCCGACAAGGGGACGGCGACCTTCTCCGACCTGGCCAACTCGGTGGCGATCGAGCGGGCTTTCTGGCTGGGCGACGCGTTCGCCTCCGGCGGTTCGGTCGGCTACGACCACAAGGCGATGGGCATCACCGCGCGCGGGGCGTGGGAATCGGTCACCCGGCACTTCCGCGAGCTCGGCGTCGACGTGCAGAGCCAGGAGGTCACCGTCGTCGGCGTCGGTGACATGTCCGGCGACGTCTTCGGCAACGGCATGCTGCTGTCGGAGCACCTGCGGCTGGTCGCCGCCTTCGACCACCGGCACGTGTTCGTCGACCCGACGCCGGACGCCGCCGCCTCCTTCGCCGAGCGGCAGCGGCTGTTCGCCCTGCCCCGTTCCTCCTGGGCGGACTACGACCGGTCGCTGATCAGCCCCGGCGGCGGGGTGTGGCCCCGGACGGCGAAGGCCGTGCCGGTCTCCGCGCCGATGCGCGAGGCCCTCGGGCTGCCCGCCGACGTCGCGTCGCTCAGCCCGGTGGACCTGGTCCGCGCGGTGCTGCTCGCCCCGGTCGACCTGCTGTTCAACGGTGGCATCGGCACCTACGTGAAGGCGGCCACCGAGAGCGCGGCCGACGTGGGCGACAAGGCCAACGACGCCGTCCGGGTCAACGGCGGGCAACTGCGGGTGCGGGTGGTGGGGGAGGGCGGCAACCTCGGCCTGACCCAGCGCGGCCGGATCGAGTACGCGCTGACCGGCGGGCGGCTGAACACCGACGCCATCGACAACTCGGCCGGGGTGGACACCTCCGACCACGAGGTCAACATCAAGATCGCGCTGAACCGGGTGGTCGACGAGGGCGGGCTGGACGCCGACGGCCGGGCCCGGCTGCTGGTCGGGATGACCGACGAGGTCGCGGCCGCCGTGCTCACCGACAACCACGCGCAGAACGCCACGCTGGCCAGCGACGCCGCGGCCTCGCGGGGCCTGCTCGACGCGCACCAGCGCTACCTGCGCTGGCTGGAGCGGGCGGGGCGGCTGGACCGGGCCGTGGAGTTCCTGCCCGACGACCGGGCGATCACCGAGCGTCGCCGCGACGGGCTGGCGCTCACCGGGCCCGAGCTGTCGGTGCTGCTGGCCTACGCCAAGATCGAGGCCGGCGACGCCGTGCTCGCCTCCGGGCTGCCCGACGACCCGGCGCTGGCCGGGCTGCTGTCGGACTACTTCCCGAGCCCGCTGCGCGGCCGCTTCGCCGCGGCGATCGCCGACCACCCGCTGCGGCGGGAGATCGTGGCGACCGTCCTCACCAACCGGACGGTGAACACCGCCGGCGTCACCGGGGTGTTCCGGCTGGCCGAGGAGACCGGTGCGCCGCTGGCCGCGGTGGTCCGCGCCCACGCGGTCGCCCGGGCCGTGTTCGACGTCGACCGGATGTGGGACGCCCCACGGGAGCTGGACAACCGGGTGCCGGCCGCCACCCTCGTCCACCTGCGCACCGAGGCGACCCGGCTGGCCGAGCGGGCCACCCGCTGGCTGATCCGGCTGCCGGAGCTGACCGCCGAGCCGGCGCCGTCGCTGCAGACGGTCGTCGACCGGTTCGCCGGGCCGGTCACGGAGGTCTGCGCGGGGCTGCCGGGGTGGCTGCTGGGGGCCGACGCGGCCGGGTACGCCGAGCGGGCCGCCGCGCTGCAGGCCGACGGCGTGCCCGCCGACCTCGCGGCGGAGGTGGCCGCGGCGCCGCTGCTGCCGGCCGCGCTTGACCTCGCGGTGGTCGCCGAGGCCGCGGGGGCGCCGATCGCGCTCGCCGGCCAGGTGGCCCAGTGCCTGGGCGAGCGGCTGGGGCTGGTCCCGCTGCGCGAGCTGGTCATCGCGCTGCCGCGCAACCGGCGCTGGGACTCCATCGCCCGCACCTCGCTGCGCGACGACCTGGCCGCGGAGCAGGCCACCCTCACCGCCGACGTGCTGGACCTGCGCAGCTCCGACGACGAGCCGGCGGACGCGCTGGTCGGACGGTGGGCCGACGCTTGGGACGTCGCCCAGCAGCGTGCCGCCGTCCAGCTGGAGGAGCTGGCGACCGGCGAGCGGCACGAGCTCGCCGAGCTGCTGGTCGCCGTCCGCACGCTCCGCGGCCTGCGCCGCCGCGCCCGCTGA
- a CDS encoding phage holin family protein, with amino-acid sequence MATIGKFALRVVVLAAIIYAVTRLVDGIEVIGNPTGFFGETGTYLWVALLFALVNSIVGPIVRLLALPFVILTLGLFLLVINAAMLGLTALISDRFSVDGFLAALFGGFLIALFSWIAELILPLKVRAS; translated from the coding sequence GTGGCCACGATCGGGAAGTTCGCCCTCCGCGTCGTCGTGCTGGCGGCGATCATCTACGCCGTCACCCGGCTCGTCGACGGGATCGAGGTGATCGGCAACCCCACCGGCTTCTTCGGCGAGACCGGCACCTACCTGTGGGTGGCGCTGCTGTTCGCGCTGGTCAACTCCATCGTCGGGCCGATCGTGCGGCTGCTCGCGCTGCCGTTCGTGATCCTCACCCTGGGGCTGTTCCTGCTGGTGATCAACGCGGCGATGCTGGGCCTCACCGCGCTGATCTCCGACCGGTTCAGCGTGGACGGTTTCCTGGCGGCGCTGTTCGGCGGCTTCCTCATCGCGCTGTTCAGCTGGATCGCCGAGCTGATCCTCCCGCTGAAGGTCCGCGCGAGCTGA
- a CDS encoding TVP38/TMEM64 family protein, with the protein MTTQERHHRLPAPTAGRAALLLVLLLCGAALALVVDVPGVGEVRRWLDDAGPAGWAGLLAGLALATLAPVPRTALSVLAGVLAGFWGGLALALPSGVLGALAGFTLARLLGREAVTRLAGPRLLRADALLTDRGVLAVLIARLTPVLPFTLISYAGGLSGMRLRDHLLGSAVGLTPGTVLHVAVGASVGAAGLGDGRTLLLTLVPLTLALLALAGARWWRRRAAPAGRAAEETALPSSTAL; encoded by the coding sequence ATGACCACCCAGGAGCGACACCACCGGCTGCCGGCGCCCACTGCCGGCCGGGCTGCCCTCCTGCTCGTACTGCTGCTCTGCGGTGCCGCCCTCGCCCTCGTCGTCGACGTGCCCGGGGTGGGAGAGGTGCGCCGGTGGCTGGACGACGCCGGCCCCGCCGGATGGGCGGGCCTGCTGGCCGGCCTGGCGCTGGCCACCCTGGCCCCGGTGCCGCGGACCGCGCTGTCGGTGCTGGCCGGGGTGCTCGCCGGCTTCTGGGGCGGCCTGGCGCTGGCCCTGCCCAGCGGCGTGCTCGGTGCCCTGGCCGGTTTCACGCTGGCGCGACTGCTGGGCCGCGAGGCGGTCACCCGCCTGGCCGGGCCGCGGCTGCTCCGGGCCGACGCACTGCTCACCGACCGCGGCGTGCTCGCGGTGCTGATCGCCCGGCTGACGCCGGTGCTGCCGTTCACCCTGATCAGCTACGCCGGGGGCCTGTCCGGCATGCGGCTGCGCGACCACCTGCTCGGTTCGGCCGTCGGCCTGACGCCGGGCACGGTGCTGCACGTGGCCGTGGGCGCTAGCGTGGGCGCGGCCGGCCTCGGAGACGGCCGGACCCTGCTCCTCACGCTGGTGCCGCTGACCCTGGCGCTGCTCGCCCTGGCGGGCGCGCGGTGGTGGCGACGCCGGGCGGCACCGGCCGGTCGGGCGGCGGAGGAGACGGCTCTGCCGTCGTCTACCGCTCTCTAG
- a CDS encoding ATP-binding protein produces MDPVRNPYAPGAGQRPPELAGRDTELSAFDVVLERIAHGRPERSLVLTGLRGVGKTVLLNQLRSAAISRGWGTGKIEARPDQSLRRPVSSALHMALRELRHPDQESMEAVLGVLKAFALRGSDASAKVRERWQPGIDAPASSGRADSGDMEIDLVELLSDAAGLAADVGKGIALFIDEMQDVQAPDVSAICAACHELSQQGAPLIVVGAGLPHLPAVLSASKSYSERLFRYLRIDRLDRPAADRALLAPAEREDVTFEAAALDALYAAADGYPYFVQAYGKVTWDVAASSPVTAADVAMAAPAAEAELAVGFFGSRYDRATPAEREYMHAMAELGGPQGTPVATAEVAAALGRKPASLSPARDSLIKKGLVYSAERGQIAFTVPHFGRYLLSHAE; encoded by the coding sequence ATGGACCCCGTGCGGAACCCGTACGCCCCCGGCGCCGGGCAGCGCCCGCCCGAGCTCGCCGGCCGGGACACCGAGCTCTCCGCGTTCGACGTCGTCCTCGAGCGGATCGCGCACGGCCGGCCGGAGCGGTCGCTGGTGCTCACCGGCCTCCGCGGGGTCGGGAAGACGGTGCTGCTCAACCAGCTGCGCTCGGCGGCGATCAGCCGCGGCTGGGGCACCGGGAAGATCGAGGCCCGCCCCGACCAGTCGCTGCGCCGGCCGGTCTCCTCCGCCCTGCACATGGCCCTGCGCGAGCTCCGGCACCCCGACCAGGAGTCGATGGAGGCGGTGCTCGGCGTGCTGAAGGCCTTCGCGCTGCGCGGCTCGGACGCCTCGGCGAAGGTCCGCGAGCGCTGGCAGCCGGGGATCGACGCCCCCGCCAGCAGCGGCCGGGCCGACTCCGGGGACATGGAGATCGACCTGGTCGAGCTGCTCAGCGACGCCGCGGGGCTGGCCGCCGACGTCGGCAAGGGCATCGCCCTGTTCATCGACGAGATGCAGGACGTGCAGGCACCCGACGTCTCGGCGATCTGCGCGGCCTGCCACGAGCTGTCCCAGCAGGGCGCGCCGCTGATCGTCGTCGGCGCCGGGCTCCCCCACCTGCCCGCGGTGCTGTCGGCGTCCAAGAGCTACTCCGAGCGGCTGTTCCGCTACCTGCGGATCGACCGGCTCGACCGGCCCGCCGCCGACCGGGCGCTGCTGGCCCCCGCCGAGCGCGAGGACGTCACCTTCGAGGCCGCGGCGCTGGACGCCCTCTACGCCGCCGCCGACGGCTACCCCTACTTCGTGCAGGCCTACGGCAAGGTCACCTGGGACGTCGCCGCCTCCTCCCCCGTCACCGCCGCCGACGTCGCGATGGCCGCCCCCGCCGCCGAGGCCGAGCTGGCGGTCGGGTTCTTCGGCTCCCGCTACGACCGCGCGACCCCGGCCGAGCGGGAGTACATGCACGCCATGGCCGAGCTCGGCGGACCGCAGGGCACCCCGGTGGCGACCGCCGAGGTGGCCGCCGCGCTGGGCCGCAAGCCGGCGTCGCTCTCCCCCGCGCGGGACTCGCTGATCAAGAAGGGCCTGGTCTACTCCGCCGAACGCGGGCAGATCGCCTTCACCGTGCCGCACTTCGGCCGCTACCTGCTCAGCCACGCCGAGTGA
- a CDS encoding alpha/beta fold hydrolase codes for MSATGSSSHDVRTPEEITVPVAGGDLAALYWGADAPGSPLVVLLHGITSNAATWGPVAAALAGECEVVAPDLRGRAGSAGLPGPYGLSAHAADVTALLERFGASGDAGADATVLVGHSMGAFVATLATAGQARDLVHGLVLVDGGLPFAVPPAADTDDMLAAFLGPTLERLDRTFPDLAAVRGFWAAHPVIGRWVDDPTVGAFLARDLTGEPPELRSSVVHEAVRVDGADMLRNQPVLETTTNLPVPATLLWATGGMDGEVPGLYDEVRLDRMNLSDAHVRAREVPGTDHDTIIWSADGVAAVAEAVRAAAAAGR; via the coding sequence ATGAGCGCCACCGGGAGCAGCAGCCACGACGTCCGCACGCCGGAGGAGATCACCGTCCCGGTCGCCGGCGGTGACCTCGCCGCGCTCTACTGGGGCGCGGACGCACCCGGCTCGCCCCTGGTGGTGCTGCTGCACGGCATCACCTCCAACGCGGCCACCTGGGGGCCGGTGGCCGCGGCGCTCGCCGGCGAGTGCGAGGTGGTCGCCCCGGACCTGCGGGGCCGCGCCGGGAGCGCCGGCCTGCCCGGCCCGTACGGGCTGTCCGCGCACGCCGCCGACGTCACCGCCCTGCTGGAGCGCTTCGGCGCCTCCGGGGACGCCGGTGCCGACGCGACGGTGCTCGTCGGGCACTCGATGGGCGCCTTCGTCGCCACCCTGGCCACCGCCGGTCAGGCCCGCGACCTCGTGCACGGGCTGGTGCTCGTCGACGGCGGCCTGCCCTTCGCCGTCCCCCCGGCCGCGGACACCGACGACATGCTCGCCGCCTTCCTCGGCCCGACGCTGGAGCGGCTGGACCGCACCTTCCCCGACCTCGCCGCCGTCCGCGGGTTCTGGGCCGCCCACCCGGTCATCGGCCGGTGGGTCGACGACCCCACCGTCGGGGCCTTCCTCGCCCGCGACCTCACCGGCGAGCCGCCGGAGCTGCGCAGCTCGGTGGTGCACGAGGCGGTCCGGGTCGACGGGGCGGACATGCTGCGCAACCAGCCGGTGCTGGAGACGACGACGAACCTGCCGGTGCCGGCCACCCTGCTGTGGGCCACCGGCGGCATGGACGGCGAGGTGCCCGGCCTCTACGACGAGGTGCGACTGGACCGGATGAACCTCTCCGACGCGCACGTGCGTGCCCGGGAGGTGCCCGGCACCGACCACGACACGATCATCTGGTCGGCCGACGGCGTGGCCGCGGTGGCCGAGGCGGTCCGGGCGGCGGCAGCAGCGGGCCGCTAG